The Ignavibacteriales bacterium genomic interval ATACTTAACACATTATTAAACATTGGTGTTCTGTATGATAATAACGGCGATAATGAAAAGTCTTTAAAATACTATTTTGAGGCTATTGACTATGCTGATGAAAATAGCAAGTCTTCACTAGCACTATTGCAAAGTTATATTGCTGAAATCTATATAGAAACCAAAAGATTTGACGACGCCGAAGGGTATTTAAATAAAGCCATTACAAATTCCCGTGCTTCTGGCGATACTAAAAGTATGATTTGGGCTTATACAAACTTAGGACAAATACAATTAAGTAAAGGTAATGAAAGGTCGGCGGAAAATTATTTTCAAGAATCACTTAATCTTGCTCGTAGTATAGATTATAAGCTGGAAATTATACACGCATTAACTGAACTTGGAAAATTTTATAATAAAACCAAAAATTATTCAGAAGCAGAAAAAATCTTAAAGAAGCAATAAGGCTATCTGAAGAATTAAACTCATTAAGTGATTTGAGTATTATAAATCAGGAACTAGCTTCGCTTTATTACAATACCGGTAATTATAAAAGGCTTATGAGTTAAGACTAGAATACAAGTTCTATAGTGATAGTCTTTATGTGTTAA includes:
- a CDS encoding tetratricopeptide repeat protein, producing MLIKLGYFLSSENPNEAIKYLDEAISLSEKVNSKWSKADALFNKGVALWHLGEINQSDEYYQKAIPIYEEFHDSLSLIKVFNSQAINHQMKGNINLAVENFFHSLDYAKKINDKPTILNTLLNIGVLYDNNGDNEKSLKYYFEAIDYADENSKSSLALLQSYIAEIYIETKRFDDAEGYLNKAITNSRASGDTKSMIWAYTNLGQIQLSKGNERSAENYFQESLNLARSIDYKLEIIHALTELGKFYNKTKNYSEAEKILKKQ